From Spartinivicinus ruber, the proteins below share one genomic window:
- a CDS encoding beta-ketoacyl-ACP synthase III, producing MTDVLITGTGLYTPAEGITNEELVASFNAYVASYNQTHQAQIEAGELEPLLESSAEFIEKASGIKHRYVMDKAGILDVDRMYPFLPDRSNDEPSIQCEMGVVAAKQALDQAGKTATDVDAIIVACSNMQRAYPAVAVEIQHYLSAGGFAYDMNVACSSATFGIQAGYNAIVAGSAKTVLVISPEICSGHLNFRDRDSHFIFGDACTAVLLEAASGEQTSKGFRLLGAKLATQFSSHIRNNFGFLNRCDEAGVGKRDKLFVQNGRKVFKEVCPMVAEHIISHLGELSIDAQQLKRLWLHQANLSMNHLVAKKVLGREPQIEEAPVILDQYANTSSAGSIIAFHQHNQSLQNGDLGVICSFGAGYSVGSIIVEKR from the coding sequence ATGACAGATGTGTTGATTACGGGTACTGGGCTTTATACACCAGCAGAGGGTATTACCAATGAAGAGTTAGTTGCCTCATTTAATGCCTATGTTGCTTCCTACAACCAAACCCATCAGGCACAAATTGAAGCAGGTGAGTTAGAGCCACTATTAGAATCCAGTGCTGAATTTATTGAAAAGGCTTCCGGTATTAAGCACCGCTATGTAATGGATAAGGCTGGCATTTTAGATGTGGATAGAATGTACCCATTTTTGCCAGATCGGTCTAATGATGAGCCTTCGATTCAATGTGAAATGGGGGTAGTAGCAGCAAAACAGGCATTAGACCAGGCGGGTAAAACAGCAACTGATGTGGATGCTATTATTGTTGCCTGTTCCAATATGCAACGGGCTTATCCTGCCGTTGCTGTTGAGATTCAGCATTATTTAAGTGCGGGTGGTTTTGCCTATGATATGAATGTGGCTTGTTCATCCGCCACGTTTGGTATTCAGGCAGGCTATAACGCAATTGTAGCGGGCAGTGCCAAAACCGTGCTGGTGATTAGCCCAGAAATTTGCTCTGGCCACTTAAACTTTCGTGATCGTGATAGCCACTTTATTTTTGGCGATGCTTGTACTGCCGTATTATTAGAAGCTGCGAGTGGTGAACAAACGAGCAAGGGATTCCGATTATTAGGTGCTAAGTTAGCGACTCAGTTTTCAAGCCATATTCGGAACAATTTTGGTTTTCTTAATCGTTGTGATGAAGCGGGTGTGGGTAAGCGAGATAAGCTGTTTGTGCAAAATGGACGTAAAGTGTTCAAGGAAGTATGTCCAATGGTGGCAGAGCACATTATCAGCCATCTAGGCGAGCTTAGTATTGATGCTCAGCAGTTAAAACGGCTGTGGTTGCATCAAGCGAATCTCAGTATGAATCATTTAGTTGCTAAAAAAGTGTTGGGGCGGGAGCCTCAAATAGAAGAAGCTCCGGTTATTTTAGATCAGTATGCCAATACCAGCTCGGCAGGCTCGATTATTGCGTTTCATCAACATAACCAGAGTTTACAAAATGGTGATCTTGGGGTGATTTGCTCCTTTGGTGCGGGTTATTCTGTTGGCAGTATTATTGTAGAAAAGCGTTAA
- a CDS encoding FMN-binding negative transcriptional regulator: MFIPKAFEQNNTDCLINLIREYPFATLITVSEVEGIEANQIPLLFTQDEDKKYLQGHIAKANSLWKSVKNGSEVLVIFNGPNGYISPNYYPTKHETGKAVPTWNYVTVHVRGRLSFIHDTDWNKEMIDRLTVEHEASQKTPWTLNDAPEGYIEKMLQAIIGVKVEITSIVGKWKLSQNQPEKNRNGVIKGLLGQDQSNASVMASWVCVAKQ, translated from the coding sequence ATGTTTATTCCTAAAGCATTTGAACAAAATAATACTGATTGTTTAATTAATCTAATTCGTGAATATCCGTTTGCAACATTAATTACTGTTTCTGAGGTTGAAGGAATAGAGGCGAATCAAATACCTCTATTGTTTACCCAAGATGAAGATAAAAAATATTTACAGGGCCATATAGCGAAAGCAAATTCATTATGGAAAAGCGTAAAAAATGGATCGGAAGTTTTAGTGATATTTAATGGCCCTAACGGTTACATCTCACCAAATTATTATCCAACTAAACACGAAACAGGAAAAGCGGTACCCACCTGGAATTATGTGACTGTGCATGTAAGAGGTCGCCTATCATTTATCCATGATACTGATTGGAATAAGGAAATGATAGACCGTTTAACGGTTGAGCATGAAGCCTCACAGAAAACACCTTGGACACTCAATGATGCGCCAGAGGGCTATATTGAAAAAATGTTGCAAGCGATTATCGGCGTGAAAGTTGAGATTACTTCTATAGTTGGAAAGTGGAAATTAAGCCAAAACCAACCGGAAAAAAATCGCAATGGTGTGATTAAGGGTTTATTAGGTCAGGATCAATCTAACGCTAGTGTCATGGCATCCTGGGTGTGTGTGGCTAAACAATAA
- a CDS encoding PhnD/SsuA/transferrin family substrate-binding protein has translation MCIINLKFIKLTSMLIILSFLIITKISYAKTLVFGVYGSERRSLIDERFRPIIKKIETNFGSELNEPVIIKNKFFPDYIQGVNAIVGGEVDFMRLGAASYIQAKNKNSDLSIIAIEAKKGVKYFYGLICVKSDSSINSLKDLKGKRFAFGNKESTIGRYLAQYYLYKNGIRGNDLLSYDYLGKHDKVAVSVIRNQFDAGAFKEGIYNHNIFKGRLKIIFKFKNISQAWVARSSFPKKEFELLSRTLLNISDKSSKSIFLPGNDGDYDFIRDAIDNNSLFFEQ, from the coding sequence ATGTGCATTATCAACTTGAAATTTATTAAACTCACATCTATGCTAATTATCCTTTCATTTTTAATTATAACTAAAATTAGTTATGCGAAAACTTTAGTTTTTGGGGTTTATGGGTCGGAAAGAAGGTCATTAATTGATGAGAGATTTAGGCCTATTATAAAAAAAATTGAAACTAATTTTGGTTCTGAGCTAAATGAGCCTGTAATAATAAAAAATAAATTTTTCCCTGATTATATCCAAGGAGTAAATGCTATTGTTGGAGGGGAGGTTGACTTTATGCGACTAGGAGCCGCTTCCTATATTCAAGCAAAAAATAAAAACTCGGATTTATCAATTATTGCTATTGAAGCAAAAAAAGGGGTAAAGTATTTCTATGGATTAATATGTGTAAAAAGTGATAGCTCAATTAATTCTTTAAAGGATTTAAAAGGAAAGAGGTTTGCTTTTGGAAATAAAGAATCAACTATTGGAAGGTATTTAGCTCAATATTATTTATATAAAAATGGAATCAGAGGAAATGACTTACTAAGCTATGATTATTTGGGGAAACATGATAAGGTTGCTGTTAGTGTTATAAGAAATCAATTTGATGCCGGAGCATTTAAAGAGGGGATTTATAATCACAATATTTTTAAAGGGAGATTAAAAATTATATTTAAATTTAAAAATATTTCTCAGGCTTGGGTCGCACGTAGTAGCTTTCCAAAGAAAGAATTTGAACTACTCTCAAGAACTCTACTTAATATAAGTGATAAATCTAGTAAAAGTATTTTTTTACCTGGAAATGATGGAGACTATGATTTTATTCGTGATGCAATAGATAATAACTCCCTATTTTTTGAACAGTAA
- the gspE gene encoding type II secretion system ATPase GspE, with product MDLAQPVVNNLPYSFAKRYGVLVAPSEQGVTLFYTSPVTPVVFSEIVRYVGQPTAVEVLSSDAFEQKMGELYQGKTSETMEAMEDLGDDMDLASLADAIPETEDLMEQEDDAPIIRLINAVLTEAIREQASDIHIETFEKRLVVRFRVDGVMRKVIEPKRQLAALLVSRIKVMARLDIAEKRIPQDGRIALRVAGREVDIRVSTLPSNNGERVVMRLLDKRAGRLDLKHLGMSGRDHELLHDLLLKPHGIILVSGPTGSGKTTSLYAGLTTLNSETRTILTVEDPIEYNLEGIGQTQVNTKTDMTFARGLRAILRQDPDVVMVGEIRDTETAQIAVQASLTGHLVLSTIHTNTAIGVVTRLKDMGMEPFLLASSLLGVIAQRLVRVLCDDCKQPFEASAKDCELLGVSTSTPPTLYRPKGCEHCNHSGYKGRTGIYEVIAVDEPLRTHIHEGASEQQMNAYARTKGPGIREDGCRKVMEGVTTLEEVLRVTRED from the coding sequence ATGGATTTGGCTCAGCCAGTTGTTAACAATTTACCCTATAGTTTCGCTAAGCGTTACGGGGTGTTAGTTGCTCCTTCGGAACAAGGGGTAACGCTGTTTTATACATCACCCGTCACACCAGTGGTGTTTTCGGAAATTGTCCGTTATGTGGGGCAGCCTACAGCAGTAGAAGTATTATCTTCAGATGCCTTTGAGCAAAAAATGGGTGAGCTGTATCAGGGGAAAACCTCTGAAACCATGGAGGCGATGGAAGATTTAGGTGATGATATGGATTTGGCCAGCCTGGCCGATGCCATCCCTGAAACTGAAGACCTAATGGAGCAGGAAGATGATGCGCCAATTATTCGCTTGATTAATGCGGTGCTGACCGAAGCCATTCGAGAGCAAGCATCAGATATCCATATCGAAACCTTTGAAAAGCGTTTGGTGGTACGGTTTCGTGTCGATGGTGTGATGCGTAAAGTGATCGAGCCTAAACGACAGTTGGCAGCTTTATTGGTATCGCGGATCAAGGTAATGGCTCGGCTGGATATTGCTGAAAAACGAATTCCTCAAGACGGCCGGATTGCACTTAGGGTGGCTGGCCGGGAAGTGGATATTCGGGTATCAACCTTACCTTCCAATAATGGTGAGCGGGTGGTAATGCGTTTATTGGATAAGCGCGCAGGTCGTCTGGATTTAAAACACCTGGGTATGTCTGGCCGTGATCATGAATTGTTACATGATTTATTATTGAAGCCCCACGGTATTATTCTGGTCTCTGGCCCTACTGGCTCTGGTAAAACCACTAGTCTGTATGCCGGATTGACTACGTTAAACTCTGAAACCCGAACTATTTTAACTGTTGAAGACCCTATCGAATATAACTTGGAAGGGATTGGCCAAACTCAGGTTAATACCAAAACCGATATGACCTTTGCTCGTGGGCTTCGTGCTATTTTGCGGCAAGACCCCGATGTAGTCATGGTGGGGGAAATTCGTGATACGGAAACCGCACAAATTGCCGTTCAAGCGAGTTTAACCGGGCACCTCGTGTTGTCTACCATTCATACCAATACGGCAATAGGGGTCGTTACCCGATTAAAAGATATGGGGATGGAGCCTTTCTTGCTTGCTTCCAGTTTGTTGGGGGTGATTGCCCAGCGGCTGGTACGAGTATTATGTGATGACTGTAAACAACCCTTTGAAGCCAGCGCTAAAGACTGTGAATTATTAGGTGTCAGTACAAGTACACCACCTACTTTATATCGCCCGAAAGGTTGTGAGCATTGTAACCACAGTGGCTATAAAGGCCGGACGGGTATCTACGAAGTGATTGCGGTGGATGAACCGCTGCGTACGCATATTCATGAAGGGGCTTCTGAACAGCAAATGAATGCTTATGCGCGGACTAAAGGCCCCGGTATTCGTGAAGATGGTTGCCGAAAGGTAATGGAAGGGGTAACCACTTTGGAAGAAGTATTGAGAGTCACCCGTGAAGATTAG
- the pdxR gene encoding MocR-like pyridoxine biosynthesis transcription factor PdxR, whose amino-acid sequence MSYRYQKLYQYLRDAINQGYYKPGQRLPASRTLAKEQGLSRNTVVRVYDMLISEGYLTSHIGDGMRVSNNLPDKPWLTDQNSPSASVEPSWSGWGQRLLALPNYYEQYREKAALSNSSLMIDFQYGHVEMSESIRLQWRRLANKWSHLQTQAYGDPQGLVELRRALTTHLTIYRGCHTSEEQLVIGSSAQHLFALIVQLITEPSDTVVIEEPWYKRFRDLLLLANVNVISVPVDDQGLCLDQLQQKTINQGITPKLIYVTPSHQFPAGVVMSLHRRLALLDWCNKQQCWIIEDDYDSEFRYSGPPIDALQSLDKKGRVIYVGTTSKVICPSLRIAYGIFPLSWIKPICRAINLGFRHSSWMEQHMLAECINNGSYVSHIRRQRRLYDNNRMILVNALTTHFGESIQIQGESAGLHLLLWLKNFNGQHQQMVVQSLKKAGIAVYPIDHLYSTPQQYLGLMMGYATLPHTQIEQGVLKMKKVLEHL is encoded by the coding sequence TTGAGCTATCGCTACCAAAAACTCTATCAATACTTACGAGATGCCATTAACCAAGGGTATTACAAACCTGGGCAGCGCTTGCCAGCTTCCCGCACTTTGGCGAAGGAACAAGGATTATCCCGTAATACGGTAGTTCGTGTGTATGACATGCTGATCAGTGAGGGTTACTTGACTAGCCATATTGGTGATGGCATGCGAGTAAGCAATAACCTTCCCGATAAGCCCTGGTTAACTGATCAAAATTCGCCGAGCGCATCAGTAGAGCCAAGCTGGTCTGGTTGGGGACAACGCCTATTAGCATTACCTAACTATTATGAGCAGTATCGCGAGAAAGCCGCTTTATCAAACTCCTCATTAATGATTGACTTTCAATATGGACATGTTGAGATGAGTGAGTCTATACGCCTTCAGTGGCGACGTCTTGCCAACAAATGGTCCCATTTACAAACCCAAGCTTATGGTGACCCTCAAGGACTAGTTGAACTAAGAAGAGCACTAACTACTCACTTGACCATTTACCGGGGCTGCCACACTAGTGAAGAACAGCTGGTGATTGGCTCTAGCGCGCAACATCTGTTTGCGTTAATTGTCCAACTTATCACCGAGCCAAGCGATACTGTTGTCATTGAAGAGCCTTGGTATAAACGCTTTAGAGACCTATTATTACTCGCCAACGTCAATGTGATTAGCGTACCCGTGGATGACCAAGGCCTTTGCCTTGACCAGCTCCAACAAAAAACCATTAATCAAGGCATTACTCCCAAGTTAATTTATGTAACCCCCTCTCACCAGTTCCCTGCTGGCGTCGTCATGTCCCTACACCGACGTTTAGCCCTACTGGATTGGTGCAACAAACAGCAGTGTTGGATAATTGAAGATGATTACGATAGCGAATTTCGATACAGCGGACCACCAATCGATGCTTTACAATCGTTAGATAAAAAAGGACGAGTTATTTATGTTGGCACTACATCCAAAGTTATTTGTCCTTCTCTTCGCATTGCCTATGGCATTTTTCCACTCTCTTGGATAAAGCCGATTTGCAGAGCCATTAATCTTGGATTTCGCCATTCAAGCTGGATGGAGCAGCATATGTTAGCAGAATGTATTAATAATGGCAGTTATGTCAGTCATATTCGTCGACAGCGGCGCCTCTACGACAATAATCGTATGATATTAGTCAATGCATTAACAACGCATTTTGGAGAAAGTATACAAATACAAGGCGAGAGTGCTGGACTGCATCTCTTGCTTTGGTTAAAGAATTTTAATGGTCAGCATCAACAAATGGTTGTGCAAAGTCTAAAAAAAGCCGGTATCGCTGTTTACCCGATTGATCACCTTTATTCAACACCCCAACAATATTTAGGTCTAATGATGGGCTATGCAACCCTTCCTCACACACAAATAGAACAAGGGGTACTTAAGATGAAAAAGGTTTTAGAGCACCTCTAA
- the gspD gene encoding type II secretion system secretin GspD, producing the protein MKRYLGSCAVWLLMVAAVPVGWSAQNQSNPSTEMKINMQDGDIRSFIQWIAERTGKNFVIDPRVKGRVSVISQEVLSPEEAYQVFLSVLQVHGFTALNTGQVTKIIPDATARHSGVPVMAEDKNPEPNDEMVVQVIKPKNISAQKLVSTLRPLVPQTGHLVAHPDSNALIVSDRARNIDQLVKIIHEVDLAGGIDVEFIPLEHASAKDLVNVLKGLVPPVKSGTMLNRGISFVADERSNSILMAGDPVKRKVLASLVRRLDKSERSDGGAEVIYLHYQKAKDLAETLQKLAGNIQKGAKDAKIADREVAIEANEATNALVVSGPPKIMKTVKETVRKLDIRRAQVLVEAVIVELTDKRVDEIGVQWGTSDGAINGDGLFAGTRHTPGNTNITPNFNGFPGTKGAVEIGSGLSLGFYRNGSLRALVQALDTDTTANILSTPSLVTLDNEEAKIHVGSNIGVLTSRETTSSNDSTNPFQNFERKDIGVSLTITPLVNQSDSVTLKIEQETSAVESAAAGQPVTYKKREIQTTVLLDDGAMLVLGGLVEDTVDIGEDKVPFLGDIPILGRLFRAEREEKKKTNLMVFLRPTIIRTREVADKVSKKEYYKIQLQQQQYRKMLKKLGKDIEVPTVPEL; encoded by the coding sequence ATGAAACGTTATCTCGGTAGTTGTGCCGTATGGCTGCTAATGGTTGCAGCCGTGCCAGTAGGATGGTCAGCCCAAAATCAGTCCAATCCTTCCACTGAAATGAAAATAAATATGCAGGATGGTGATATCCGCAGTTTTATTCAGTGGATTGCTGAGCGGACAGGGAAAAACTTTGTCATTGATCCGCGGGTTAAAGGGCGGGTCAGTGTTATTTCCCAGGAAGTATTATCCCCAGAAGAAGCTTACCAGGTCTTTTTATCCGTTTTACAAGTCCATGGTTTTACTGCATTAAACACTGGGCAAGTGACAAAAATTATTCCTGATGCGACTGCTCGCCATAGTGGTGTGCCAGTGATGGCTGAGGATAAAAATCCTGAGCCTAATGACGAAATGGTCGTGCAGGTAATTAAACCCAAAAATATATCCGCACAAAAATTAGTCAGCACCTTGAGGCCATTAGTGCCTCAAACAGGTCATCTGGTCGCACACCCTGATAGTAATGCCTTAATTGTTTCTGACCGGGCTAGAAATATTGATCAATTAGTAAAAATTATTCATGAAGTCGATTTAGCGGGGGGAATTGATGTTGAGTTTATTCCGCTAGAACACGCCAGTGCTAAAGATTTAGTCAATGTTTTAAAAGGCTTAGTGCCACCGGTTAAATCTGGCACCATGTTAAACCGAGGCATTAGTTTTGTTGCAGATGAACGCAGCAACAGTATTTTAATGGCGGGTGATCCTGTTAAACGAAAAGTATTGGCTAGTTTGGTTCGCCGCTTGGATAAATCTGAACGCTCAGATGGTGGTGCAGAAGTAATTTACCTACATTATCAAAAAGCCAAAGACTTAGCAGAAACCCTACAAAAACTGGCGGGTAATATCCAAAAAGGCGCGAAGGACGCAAAAATCGCAGATCGAGAAGTAGCCATCGAAGCTAACGAGGCGACTAATGCACTAGTTGTATCTGGACCACCGAAAATAATGAAAACCGTTAAAGAAACGGTGAGGAAGTTGGATATTCGTCGAGCGCAGGTGTTGGTTGAAGCGGTGATTGTTGAGTTAACAGATAAAAGAGTGGATGAGATTGGTGTGCAGTGGGGAACCTCAGACGGCGCGATTAATGGCGATGGTTTATTTGCTGGTACACGTCACACACCAGGTAATACAAACATAACGCCTAACTTTAATGGTTTTCCGGGTACAAAAGGAGCTGTTGAAATAGGGAGTGGCTTAAGCTTAGGATTTTATCGTAATGGCTCTTTAAGAGCTTTAGTGCAAGCCTTGGATACAGATACTACAGCAAATATTTTATCAACACCTTCGTTAGTTACTTTGGATAATGAAGAAGCAAAAATACATGTGGGATCGAATATTGGGGTCTTAACATCACGAGAAACCACTTCTTCTAATGATTCAACTAATCCATTTCAAAACTTTGAGCGTAAGGATATAGGTGTCAGTCTGACTATCACTCCTTTAGTGAATCAAAGTGATTCAGTGACTTTAAAAATTGAGCAGGAAACTTCTGCTGTAGAGTCAGCTGCTGCTGGGCAGCCCGTAACTTACAAAAAACGAGAAATACAAACTACTGTGTTATTGGATGATGGAGCTATGCTGGTATTAGGAGGGCTGGTTGAAGATACAGTAGATATTGGTGAAGACAAAGTGCCATTTTTAGGTGATATCCCTATATTAGGTAGGCTATTTCGTGCTGAGAGGGAAGAAAAGAAAAAAACTAATTTAATGGTATTTCTACGACCAACAATTATTCGTACTCGTGAAGTGGCAGATAAAGTATCAAAAAAAGAATACTATAAAATACAACTTCAGCAGCAACAGTATCGAAAAATGTTGAAAAAACTAGGTAAAGATATTGAAGTGCCTACAGTGCCAGAACTGTAA
- a CDS encoding transposase gives MMIIRYDFIVAGQKRCRILEEHMVQDHMLIAILPRYDVSELLGYLKDKSARAVARKFSGRKRNYNGDSLWARDYASSTVRFEEEQN, from the coding sequence ATGATGATAATTAGGTACGACTTTATAGTGGCAGGTCAAAAACGCTGTAGGATTTTGGAAGAGCATATGGTACAGGACCATATGCTTATTGCGATACTGCCAAGATATGATGTATCAGAATTATTAGGTTATTTAAAAGATAAAAGTGCTAGAGCAGTTGCAAGGAAATTTAGTGGAAGGAAAAGAAACTACAATGGGGACTCATTATGGGCAAGAGATTATGCGAGCTCAACAGTTAGATTCGAAGAAGAGCAGAATTAG
- the tnpA gene encoding IS200/IS605 family transposase: protein MDYRYGSHTVFKIQYHFVFVTKYRYHVLKGDVGLKARELIRQTCHAFEIDILKGVISKDHVHLLVSAPPNMAPSDIMRRIKCGTSAKLFESYPDLNKRYWGRHFWARGYFCVTSGELTEEMIKEYLEHHFEPRVDDNFRTEG from the coding sequence ATGGATTATAGATATGGTAGTCATACAGTATTCAAGATTCAGTATCATTTCGTATTTGTAACAAAATATCGATACCATGTACTGAAAGGAGATGTAGGTTTAAAAGCTAGAGAGTTAATTAGGCAAACCTGTCATGCATTTGAAATTGATATATTAAAAGGTGTGATTAGTAAAGACCATGTGCATCTATTAGTTTCGGCACCGCCTAATATGGCACCAAGTGATATAATGCGTAGAATAAAATGCGGGACGTCAGCAAAGCTATTTGAAAGTTATCCAGATTTAAATAAAAGATATTGGGGACGACATTTTTGGGCGCGAGGTTATTTTTGTGTGACTTCTGGAGAATTAACAGAAGAAATGATAAAGGAATACCTTGAGCATCATTTTGAGCCAAGAGTTGATGATAATTTCAGGACTGAGGGTTAA
- a CDS encoding type II secretion system protein N: MAQINRRRLLDTSLAVVILAGVSGYAYTQYRQVNQALIAEPTTSTTVNSTQGSGVDSGFVMSAGQASQLAEQLFGKVAEVKETEPVVEDIPETTLNLSLQAVFFSSDVSSAAASIALNSQPAKYFRVGDKIQNNVVIKGIKPTSVTLLRNGELEVLSIARNKSDGVSSPQHDGSHSPSRFSAMGVNPREAEIRKKLQALRSRFNQRN, from the coding sequence TTGGCCCAGATAAATAGACGACGCTTGTTAGACACCAGCTTAGCGGTTGTGATTTTGGCAGGGGTATCGGGTTATGCCTATACCCAGTATCGTCAGGTTAATCAAGCCCTTATAGCGGAGCCAACAACAAGCACGACAGTCAATAGTACACAAGGAAGCGGGGTAGACTCAGGTTTTGTCATGTCTGCAGGGCAGGCAAGTCAGCTTGCTGAACAGTTGTTTGGTAAAGTTGCTGAAGTGAAAGAGACTGAACCTGTTGTAGAAGATATCCCCGAAACTACCTTAAACCTGTCGTTGCAGGCCGTGTTTTTCTCCTCTGATGTAAGTAGTGCTGCTGCATCCATCGCGTTAAACAGCCAGCCTGCCAAGTATTTTCGGGTTGGTGATAAAATCCAGAATAATGTTGTAATTAAAGGGATTAAGCCCACTTCAGTAACTCTGTTACGAAATGGTGAGCTTGAGGTTTTATCTATTGCTCGAAATAAAAGTGATGGGGTTTCCTCGCCTCAGCACGATGGTTCTCATTCACCCAGTCGCTTTTCTGCCATGGGGGTTAATCCTCGAGAAGCAGAAATTAGAAAAAAATTACAAGCACTGCGTTCAAGGTTTAATCAGCGAAATTAA
- a CDS encoding IS5 family transposase (programmed frameshift), whose translation MEITTQQFKMIEHLLPVQRGNVKLSNIQVLNAVLYVAEHGCKWRGLPKYFGNWHSIYTRVNRWAKKGILDDLFSVLQEADVINIQVDLVSLDSTIIQVHPDGTGAFKKNGPQAIGKSRGGWSTKIHLVAADDQTAVTFSLSPGQAGDAPEGRKLLKRLENCGWEGTHVIMDKAYEGDETRQLVFDLNMEPVVPPKSNRLSPWKYDREMYKKRNEVERLFRRLKGFRRIFSRFEKLDTVFRFFIHFALIVDKLISVNRL comes from the exons ATGGAGATTACAACACAACAATTTAAAATGATCGAACACTTGCTGCCTGTCCAGCGCGGCAATGTAAAACTATCGAATATACAAGTACTCAACGCTGTTCTCTATGTTGCCGAGCATGGTTGTAAGTGGCGAGGGTTACCGAAATATTTTGGCAACTGGCACAGCATTTATACACGCGTTAATCGATGGGCCAAAAAAGGTATTTTAGATGATCTTTTTTCTGTTTTACAAGAAGCTGATGTCATCAATATCCAGGTTGATCTTGTGTCGCTCGATAGTACAATCATACAAGTTCATCCTGATGGTACAGGCGCGT TTAAAAAAAACGGTCCACAAGCGATTGGTAAATCAAGAGGAGGATGGTCAACTAAAATTCATCTGGTAGCAGCAGATGATCAAACGGCGGTCACTTTTTCATTATCTCCAGGTCAAGCAGGTGATGCACCGGAAGGTAGAAAGCTATTAAAAAGGCTTGAAAACTGTGGCTGGGAAGGTACGCACGTCATTATGGATAAAGCCTACGAAGGTGACGAAACCAGGCAACTCGTATTTGATTTAAATATGGAGCCTGTGGTTCCGCCAAAAAGTAATCGGTTATCACCTTGGAAGTATGATCGTGAAATGTACAAGAAACGTAATGAAGTTGAACGCTTATTTCGTAGGCTAAAAGGCTTTAGACGTATATTCTCTCGATTTGAAAAATTAGACACTGTTTTTCGCTTTTTTATTCACTTTGCACTTATCGTCGACAAACTAATTAGTGTTAACAGGCTCTAG